The genome window TTGGTTTCAGCAACCTTGTACATAGGCTATATCCCACCACGGCCaggtctctctgtctctgtctctgtctctctctctctctccccaaagGGGTGTTGATTAGTTTCATCAAATTTAGGTTTTACTGGCAATAGTTCCTATAGATTCTCTTACAATGACAATCTAGTTTATAGCTAAATCTTTCTCTACTTAGATCATATTATCTCATGTGGTGTACAGGCCTTCATGTTGAAGAGGACTGCTGAGGAGCCAATTGGTCATGCAGCTGCCATTATCACTGATGTTCTTGAGAATGCCGAGACCAATCATGTAATAAGTGCTGTGCAGAAGCGAGCTCTTCTTCAAGAAATGGCGCTGAGGCTAACTTAGAAGTTTCCTCTAGCAGCTTAGATTAGTAATCAAAGTTTTGATTgcatcttccttttctttctttcagaaatattGACATGTTGTATTTGGGACAGGTTGGGCTTTCTCGTGCTCGAAGACTGGCACAAGGGGAGTCAACTAAGATACATCTCTTTGCCGCATTGCCTGTTCAGGTTGATGGGGAGCCTTGGTTTCAGCAACCTTGTACATAGGCTATATCCCACCACGGCCaggtctctctgtctctgtctctgtctctctctctctctccccaaagGGGTGTTGATTAGTTTCATCAAATTTAGGTTTTACTGGCAATAGTTCCTATAGATTCTCTTACAATGACAATCTAGTTTATAGCTAAATCTTTCTCTACTTAGATCATATTATCTCATGTGGTGTACAGGCCTTCATGTTGAAGAGGACTGCTGAGGAGCCAATTGGTCATGCAGCTGCCATTATCACTGATGTTCTTGAGAATGCCGAGACCAATCATGTAATAAGTGCTGTGCAGAAGCGAGCTCTTCTTCAAGAAATGGCGCTGAGGCTAACTTAGAAGTTTCCTCTAGCAGCTTAGATTAGTAATCAAAGTTTGGATTGCatattccttttctttctttcagaaatattGACATGTTGTATACACCATATCACCACAtgtatctttctttttgtggttttAATAGGATGCTTCTAATTGGAGCATGGTTGTAAATGAACCTTGTTCAACATAGCCGGAATGGGAACTTCATACAGTTTTGtccataatatatataaataggcGCTAAGAGggtgctttttttttaatttgttgagGCCTTCTCCATCATCCACTCAAAAAGGATGAAAAAGGAGGGCTTTCCTCCTAACGTAATAAGCCTCCAAAGTTGGGCTTTtatcttctttccttttcctccaAGAATGCATAAAGAACGAAAAGCTTCCGCCCTTGgggctttttttctttttcccccaTGAAGAGATAAAGagagaagcctgcaaggtaggcctctctctctctctctctctctctctctctaaaaaaatatataaggaAAAATCAGTTTCAAAAAGCAAATGGCGAttttcttccccttcctcCTTCTCAGTTTTGTTCATTCCATTTCCTAAGTTCGTTCATGCTTGAAGCATCAAAAGGAACAGATAATTGAAAACATGAAGAGAGTTGACAAAGTAGCATCAAAGACTTATACGAACAAGAACCCTTTCAAAGCTCACCTGTTAAATTATTcgaataaaaatatttagtagatttaaagagtatagtcGCCTGgatatactatttaaatattcgaatatatttagGAAGTATAGccgccggctatactatttaaatattctaatatGTTTAAGAAGCagagccgcgcggctatactattaaatattcgaatattttttagcagtatagccgatcggtTATACTATTTTTCTCATTAAATTTTGATACGAAACTAATCATGGTAGCAAGTGCTTTGTATTTGGAATGATATTTGTTTTACTTGTGAAACGGTTTCAGAATGATTTCAAAAAGGGACGGTAGATGCTCGAATAATGGCATAATAGTAGTGGGtagggctcttgggctatagagaaattgaattaagacacccaaatgatttcacaaaagacttaataaatagaaattaattactttgtgttatttttcttcaatatttttatattaaataataattaaaatataattaataagcaaagtgatttaaaaaggctaagatattacttgATTACGTATagtaaattaaagaagtaggccaaaaaacaaaagcaaagaaacacATTTTacatttattaaatattaaaaaaaaggacgcTCCCAGCCCCttggtgccacgtgtcaaaggaGTAaagcctttcttttttttaaaaaaaaaaaaggggaaaatgtgtacagccgggcggctacactatttttaaaattaattccaaaaaaagtatagccgcgcggctatactattatatatatatatatatatataaaatataaaaagaccggcccatggcctaagcccacgtgtcaaagaggcctaagcccaaGTGTCGAAGAGGCCTAAGCCACacttttttaaatgcaaaaacgAGTAtcgccgcacggctatactattttttttaaaattcaaaaaaatagtacagccggccggctatacgattatatatataaaagggccggcccatggcctaagcccacgtgtcaaagaggcctaagcccaccTGTCGAAGAGGTAAAGccacaatattttttaaatgcaaaaacgagtatagccgcccggctatactatttttttaaaaaaaattcaaaaaattgtatagccgggcggctatactattatatatataaaaaggccggcccatggcctaagcccatgtgtcaaagaggcctatGCCCACCTGTCGAAGAGGTAAAgtcatactattttttaaacacaaaaaacgggtatagccgcacggctatactatttttatacaaccaaccatttggagccacgtgtcaacagactttttaaaaattgcaaaactgagtatagccgcccggctatactatttttaatacaaaaagttcccccaaccatttggagccacgtgtcagcacttgtcttttaaaaaaatatttcaaaagagagtatagccggccggctatactatatttaatacaaaaaaggTCGCCCCACCATTTGGatccacgtgtcaacacatgttttttttttttttaaagaaatttcaaaactgagtataaccgtgtggctatactatttttaattataaaaaagacTCCAGCCTTGTGGCGCCACGTGTCAGGACatgtctttttaaaaaaaattaaaaacatggagtatagccgcgcggctgtactccTTTTGAAAAAACTTGCTACTTGCCGACCAAGGAACCACCGCAGCTAGCTTCCTGGTGTTTGAAATCCAGTGTTCTCCACAACCCCAACAGACTTAAACAACCGCCTCTTGTTGATCTCCTCCACCAGTGACCGGTGCAACAATTGGCTTCGCACGTCGATAAGCGATTGAATCTTGGGTAGTTTCCTTTGATGATGACAAAGAGGATGATTTAATTCATGAGGTCTCTGATGATGCAGCTGTGAATTACAGTGTTTGTAGCAATTTGCAGCCCTGCTTTCTGAAGGACAAAATCTAGATTTGTGGCTCTTTCCAATGCAAGAGATTAAGGCATGGTGGTCATCTTCAGTGCCAGAGAAGTAGTTTATGTTGGAGTAGTTGCAGGAGCTGAAGGAGCTCTGAGAACTTGTATCATCATTGATAAACAGATCACCTGCATTGACAAAATATCAGACCAAATGCAGTCAAAGACAAGCAAAGACTAGTTCAAGGAAGTCCTTTTAATGAACATACCTTGAAGACAATGTTGGTCATTAGAAATGTTCTCCCCACAATGGAATTGGGTCTTATAGTGAGAGCTCAAAGCATGGAGAGAGTTTTGGGAGGAAGAATAGGAGGGGAAAGAGTAGAAAGGATGGTGACCATGATCAtgatcatcttcatcatcttcatcttccacaTCATTCCTCATTAATCAAACAGTTTCAGTTAGTTTGGTTCCTTTTTTCAACGAGGATTTGAATTTAGGACATTTGAGTTTACAACTCATAACATGTCCTAGCATTCAACAACCTTTAACATGTacattctttttaaaaataaatagtatagccgcccggctttACTTTGAATATATTTCAGGCGTAGAGCCGTGCCGCGCCGCgatgttgggttttttttaattaatagtgtaccgcacggctatacccgtaaccttacaaaaaaaaatagtattgcCTGTggttatatttttaaaatattcgtACATATTTAAACCCCTTGATCAATGCTTTATGCTTAATTTACGACTTGAAAATATGGCATCAGGTCCAAAAAGGGTGAAAATGAAGTGAAGAATGGGAATACTAGTCACGATCAGACCGTCCATGTTTGTCTCACGCTCACCCCAAAACCATATGACGCCTATCCCACCAAATCTAGTTTTCCCGCCAAGCGATGTCGCTCCCCAATGCAGTGGCGGACCTGTgcaggcgcaaggaggtgcacctGCACCTCCGGTCGCCAGAGAAGTCCATTACAAGAGCTGGAATTGCACCTCTGCTTCAGAAACGAGATGCACAGCACCTGTTCGACGAAATGCCCAAACCACCTGGGAGGAAAGCGTTAAGTAAGGGTTCTGGAAACCAATGGCCACCACTCTATCCTCTGCTACGCTGCGCTTCCATTATCTCAGATTATGTATAGGGACTGTACCTTTGTGCAACTTCTCGGAGGCGAAATCGTAAATTAAGTTCAACAGCTGTGAATCGTAAATTAAGCCCGCTTGGTAGCTAGGCGGGCCccccctttcttttcttttttttttgtaataaatagtatagccccACGGCTATACTggggtatttttatgtttttttaaattaatcttgTAGTATATGGATATACTATATATTCaacgagtatagccgatcggctatacaggtgtgcttttatttttttcaaattaatagtatagccggctaTACTTGTAATTTAAAAGCCGGCTAGGAGTCCTGAAGTACCGCTGCTCGGCTATAcctttaaatataatatatgtaaagAGTACGGCCGTACGGCGatactgggttttttttataaaattaatagtatagccgcacggctatactcgttaGCCCCTTAGCTAGCCTCCTAAGCGTCCCcttttttgtgataaatagtatagccgcgcggctatactgtgtatggccgctcggctatactgggggcctttttaaaaaataaatagtatagccgaccggctatactcttttatTACAGCATTTTcccatttaatttatattatacacatatgTATTTTCCAATAAAACTTCCATTTTCCATACCCAgttatttaaaatacaaacataCAATATTCAGAAGTTTCTGAGTCTTCTTTAAATAATTCCGTTTTAGCGGGAGTTTAACTCCCTGAAATTATTTACATAATGGTTCCTGCATAAGGATCTTCTGGGTCAAGGCGTGGCATTTCCCTGTGaaaattcatgtattatacacataatttttatatattattgaacaaaaatacatacaaaattcacatattatacacaAAATTTTCATGTACTATTGAATAAAAGTAggccacaaaatttcaaaattgctAGGGCACcctttctttaataaatagtaaagGTTGAATTTCCGATCTTCAATGAACACAAAATGATATTAGAACAAAAATGTAACACCTTGTTCATTTGCTAACTGTTGACAATCAAGAGAAAAAATCCGATCTCAGTATTGAAATGTTGGTTACAACTCATTATAAGCCTAAAAAATAACGCTCACTTCAAAAACATAGCTCAGAGCCGAGCTCATTCATCCTCCTGGCTGCGTAGCCTGGCCAGCTTGTTGGTAACAACAACATCAAGCTGGGCTGCTCTCTCAACAAtttctttcctcttcctcGTGGACACATTGTGTGCAATCTCCGCGCAGTAGGTCCTGATTAAGATAAGATGGCAAAaagaatacaaaattagaCATGACATGTGAAACACTAACTCAGACcataagggaaaaaaaagaaccgGGCTCAGTTTACCTGTTGTGCATCATCAACAGCTCAAGTTCCTTCGCGTTGTGCACAACAAACTTCTTGAAATGATTAGGAAGATAATGGCGAGTCTTCTTGTCAGAGCCATAACCAATGTTGGGCATCAAAGTGCATCCCTTGAACTTTCTTCTTACACGAGAATCAATACCCTTTGGTCTCCTCCAATTCGTCTGTCAAAGAAACACAAGATGAAACAAAATTACTCAAAGCAATTACAACCAAGGAAATGAAAAGGACCGACTAATAAACTTCGTACGACAAAGTGGATGTTTGCAGGGTTATAGTAACAGAAAGCTGATGAGTAACGAAGCTAACTGTGTCGCAAGACCTGTAAAGCTTTTATGTATGCCCTGTTTAACGAAATGTCCAGCCACAAATATAAATCTGGACATCAGATACCATGGGcaatgacacaaaaaaaaaaaaaaacaacgcTCATGCATATTCACACATACAACAGACAAAAAGGAAGGGCAATCACAACTGTGACTAAAACAAAATGCACAAACTGCAATCTCAGTCGAAAGATGGTGATTTTAACTTAATAATCACAAGATGTCATAAACGTTAAATATTTTACATCATAGATTGCAGGATTACTcttaaaacaagaaacaaaagtaGAGACAATAAtcataagaaaacaaaaggaactATTAAAGTAGTAATAGAAAATGGGGTGTGCAACATAGATCAGATGGTAGTGCATGTAAATATTCATCATTCAAAAGCAGAATAGATGGGTACAAATCATCACTTCTTGTTGCATATCCCCAAACAATAAAAACCTTTTGTTTTAACATGGAGAACAATAAACGTTCAGGATAGAGAGAAAACAAGACTGGGATCAAAACTTTCAGAGTGGCAAAATCAAAACTTTCATTGCTACACCAGATCAGATAGTCGATCACTAATTCACCCTATTGCATCTTAAGATGCAAGTAAGACAGGGCATAGAAGTTATCCTCATATCCATCAAAAccaagttttttaaaaaatgaaattgccaAATAAAAACTGCTTTTACactaaaaaaacacaacaaacaaATTCATGATAGATATATCGCAATGGAATCAGATATGAATACGTCCATCACCATCTTGCATCTGTTGATGCAAGTAAGACTGGGGCGACAACAGTATCATCATTTTCACCACATAACTCAACAcgaacagaaaacaaaatgaaagcaaaaaaaaaggcaGGAAAATGAACACGAAGTTTGTAGAACTGGAAGCTGATAAATGTGAAGGTTTTATACCTTGACGGAGACCTTGCGGTCGCTTTGGGGCCTTTTGAACTGCTTGACCCTCTTCTTCACGATAGCCTTATTCAGCAGCGGCACCGCCATTTTCACTTACCTCCTGCAATAATTTTTAACCAAGAAAGAAGATTGAACTGCATTAGCTAAAACCAATCGAAATAATTAAAACGAATAGAACAGATCTGAAACCCTAGGCTAGAGAGgcggagagaaagagagagatgccCACAGTGAAGTTTAGGGTTTTTGCTGAGCCGCCGCGCTCCAGTTTCTACTGGCGCCTCTGCTTTTATAAGCAAAAGTGCGAGATTTCGGGTACTAGGGTTTTGTCATTTGGGGTAGTCTAGAATGGGGTCTGTTTGGTTACTAGCTTAACATAACCCCGTTTAAAAGAGCTGGGCTTCCcaccaaaagaaagaatagcTAGGCTTAAAGGGGCCCACTGATTAATTTCCATTTTGGACTTGCAAACTACACATAGCCAACTGTCGTGGAGGAGTAATCAATTTCTCTCTGGGCACCCTTATTTCCCCTTCTTCGGACACCCGATTGGATCATATATTTCCAAGAATGCCCTTTATTTTACTcactgaaactagttttttctttggacaccccttttttaattattcactttccactcGACATTGAATTCTAAAATAAGAGTAGATAGTGTGACATTGAAATCTAAAATAAGAGTAGATAGTGTGATCTAATCGTCATGTATGATTATTATCAGGAGAAAAATGTAAGATTTTTGCACCATTTATTTCCGTTTATGGTTTAAAGATTTTTTAGATTTACACGCAACTTATAAGTATACCATTGTTGTTGACGATGTGCGATTTCCTGTAACTGCACACTCAATAAAAGTTtgttaccccaaaaaaaaaaaaaaaaaagtttgttacttgttttttttttccttttttggaaGACTTTTTCTATTGAGAAGGACGATAAtaatactaaactcacacacattaCACGAATGCTAGGACTCGGATCCAAAACCTTTCCTAGAGGACCTTCATTACTTCTTCTTTGTTAGCTAGCAATGTCAACGTTATGATGAAGAGATTACTATTTTTTCAATAGAGTCATCTAATACAACGTATttttatccatatatattGCAAAGACATGTACTTTTTCGTTTCCCTCTTTTGGGtagataaaaatgaaaaacgtAAATTCAGCTGGTTGCAGGTTTACTCTGTAACCTCCATTATACAAAGCTTATCAAAAGATGAGGCCTTTAAAGAGCTGTAAATCGTACAACCCAACTCATAGGAGTTGGGAGAGATGGGAGTAACATCCACCCACTCTTTGTCCACCAGCTCAACATGTAAATTTTGCTTCGGAGTAGCGTAGAACTGGAGTTTATTGATCTGTTTAGTCAGCTTCTTCATAAAGCTTGTTGAGAATATAATGTCAAAACCTTCATCAAAGTCCTTTCTGCCTTTGAAGATTTGGATCCCAACATCAGATTTCCACGAATTAACAAACCCAAGTAGTAGTGGGTTCACACCGGCGTACCCTGGATTTGTGCTGCATACCTGAAAGAAAAAGCAGAGGCAATCAATCGAGTGAGAGAAGAAGATATGCTTCAGTGATGATCAACAATGCAAGCCGTAACAGCATTCATATGTATTAACTTGAGAGCCCGCTCAAATATAATCTATATAACGAGTTTTTCTAACCTCAATATACTCCACACCCATTTCACCAAGACTCTCTGGAATATTGTTTGATGAAAGCAAACTGAAAATTCCTCCGGATCCAACAGGTGATTGAAGTATTTCCCAAGGtgatttcatcaaaatcttATGCTTCTTCTCTGCTTCAACCGCTTTGCTGACAACTGGAAGTTTCTCTTCCTCTAAGAACCAAACCTGTGGAGAGAATCAAAGAGAACATAAGAACCAAACCCGAATTTTGATCAGAACGTCATACCCTGTACTATCAGTATAAAACAAGATTTAATAGAATTTTTAATAGCTGAACATTCAAAGGAAAAGTTTATGTTGAATTCATTTGAGCATTGATGCCCGTGCAGTGGGCACTACTGTTTCCATGGAGTACTGAATTGTAACCATTATTACAATGTTTTGACAATTAATGTGATTAATAATACTACCATGCTGTGCCAATCAAAACTATAAAGATTCTTCATGTGATGCTGTAACTACAAACCTTTTCAGGGACGAAGCCAAAGTAATCGTTTTCTGAGAAATGCATCCTTAAAGGTTGAATTTCCTGGGCCGAGCAAACCAGAACCAAAGGCACTGACGCCCGATCTTCCATCTGCAACAATGAATGTTCAATAGATTTTTCTGGGGAAATCATTATCCAAACAAGGGTATCCCCTGCCACCCCGCaaagaaaagggaagaaataATGTTGACCATTTTTATGCCAGTTTTTCTTACAAGTACAAACATGAATCTAGTGGAGAACTATAAAGTACTCAGTGAAGTTTCTAGAATGAAATGAGATCATGAATACACTCAAGGAAACTGACAACTCAAATATGCACACATTCCAGCATGTATCttcacaagaaaaagaaaatctctACATATATGGCATTTGTTTGACACCGTTTTCCCCACTCAAATTTACTTGAGAAAAAAAGTCTATATTAAGAATATAGTTTAAAT of Prunus dulcis chromosome 4, ALMONDv2, whole genome shotgun sequence contains these proteins:
- the LOC117626714 gene encoding 60S ribosomal protein L32-1, which encodes MAVPLLNKAIVKKRVKQFKRPQSDRKVSVKTNWRRPKGIDSRVRRKFKGCTLMPNIGYGSDKKTRHYLPNHFKKFVVHNAKELELLMMHNRTYCAEIAHNVSTRKRKEIVERAAQLDVVVTNKLARLRSQEDE